The genomic region AATACATCGTTTGAATAAAATGATTGAAGAAGTTTTATATTCTGCGATGGAATCAAGGGTTTTAAATTTAGTTTTAGGAAAAAAATCTTCAACGCGCGCAGTTCAAATTGATTTGCCGCCGTTTACTTTAATTGGAGCAACTACACGTATAGGATTATTATCTAGTCCTTTGCGTTCACGTTTTGGAGCAATTTTTAAATTGGATTTTTATGAAGTTGAAGATATAAAGAAAATTTTGTCTAACAATGCGCGATTGCTAAATATTGGAATTACTGACAAAGCCAAAGAAATTTTAGCAAAAGCTAGCAGAGCTACGCCGCGAGTGGCAAATCGTTTATTAAAGCGTAGCCGAGATTTTGCTACGGTGGAAGGAAAAAACGTCATTGATGAAGAAATTGCTCAAAAAACTTTGAAATTATTTGATATTGATGAATGGGGATTAGAATCAACTGACCGCCGTATTTTAGAAGTAATTATTGACCGTTTTAATGGCGGGCCAGTTGGTATAAAAGCTTTAGCGGCGGCCACAAACGAGGAAGAAGATACTATTGAGGAAATTTATGAGCCTTATTTAATGCGACTTGGATTATTAGAAAGAACCACACGCGGTCGTATTGTAAGCGAAGCGGGTTATAAACATTTAAATCTTTATCATTTAGCTCAAAAATCAGAGCAAAAGAAATTAATTGAATAAAAAAGAATTTTAGTATGAGGAATTTTAATTCTTTTACTAAGATTTCTTTTTTGATAATCATTTTTACTTTAATTTTTATTTCAAAGGCCCGTGCGACAGGACCAATAATTATTAATGAAATAATGTATGATTTGGAGGGGGCGGATAGTGGTTTGGAATGGGTAGAGTTGAAAAATATTTCCAGCGAGCCAGTTGATTTAACTGGTTGGAAATTTAATGACGGGAGCAATCATCTATTAAATATTCCTCCAAAAAATGGTGGACAAGGAGGGATGGTAATTTCGCCTCAAGGCTTTGCTATTTTAGCTGATAAAGCGGATTTATTTTTACAAAATCATCCGAATTTTTTAGGAACAGTGATAGACACAGCAATGAGTTTAAATAATACTGCTGCTACTCTTAGATTAATTGATAATAACGGCAATATTGTTGAAGAAGCTTCTTATATTAAAACGCAAGGAGGGAATGGTAATGGTTTTTCTTTGGAAAGAGTTAGTGATAATGTTTCTGAATTTTGTGAATCTAATATTTTAGGCGGTACGCCTGGCCAGGAAAATAATTTTAATTGCAATAAAGTGAAAGAAATCAAATCTTCGCCAACACTTTCACCAACTAATGGCAATAATGAATTATTGACTTCTTCGCCAAGTTTTATAATCCAAGACGAAGACAATCAATCAAGCGACCAAAGTATAATACCAACACCCACTGCTACCCCTATAAGAGTGCGATTAATTATAAATGAATTTTTACCTAATCCGAT from Patescibacteria group bacterium harbors:
- the ruvB gene encoding Holliday junction branch migration DNA helicase RuvB, whose product is MSKNIFKADPILDNALRPKKWNDFVGQEKAKENLRIMIEAARKRAEAIDHLLFYGCAGLGKTTLAYLIAQELEANLKITSGPAIEKAADLASLLANLDEGDVLFIDEIHRLNKMIEEVLYSAMESRVLNLVLGKKSSTRAVQIDLPPFTLIGATTRIGLLSSPLRSRFGAIFKLDFYEVEDIKKILSNNARLLNIGITDKAKEILAKASRATPRVANRLLKRSRDFATVEGKNVIDEEIAQKTLKLFDIDEWGLESTDRRILEVIIDRFNGGPVGIKALAAATNEEEDTIEEIYEPYLMRLGLLERTTRGRIVSEAGYKHLNLYHLAQKSEQKKLIE
- a CDS encoding lamin tail domain-containing protein codes for the protein MRNFNSFTKISFLIIIFTLIFISKARATGPIIINEIMYDLEGADSGLEWVELKNISSEPVDLTGWKFNDGSNHLLNIPPKNGGQGGMVISPQGFAILADKADLFLQNHPNFLGTVIDTAMSLNNTAATLRLIDNNGNIVEEASYIKTQGGNGNGFSLERVSDNVSEFCESNILGGTPGQENNFNCNKVKEIKSSPTLSPTNGNNELLTSSPSFIIQDEDNQSSDQSIIPTPTATPIRVRLIINEFLPNPIGNDQEGEWIEIFNDSEIDIPLRGWRLEDASGQKYYFKDEIIQPKNFLVLTYKTTKITLNNNGETLSLYSPNNELAFQISYSGNAEEGFSYARAAANNWKWTSIVTPGKVNQFDKEEVADKNIQQKFDIEAIVENNSENNQRSVTLSTSQSNPPAINQKNQSSNFSEKIILLIIGVGVVFSIASAIFIKKVLP